The window CGGCCCCGCCCAGGGCACCGGCAGCGAGGTGTTCCGCTACGCGGGCCCGCCCGCCCTGCTCGGGCTGCGACGGCTCACCACTGACGAGGGCCGGCTGGCCACCCGCACCGTGCAGGCACACGGCAGGACCGTCGTGTGCGCCGACACCGGCGGCCGCCGCCGCCCCGCCGTCGGACCCCTGTGGGTGTCAGGCGCGGGCCACTGCTACGTCCTGGTCGGCGCCGCGGACCACACCGGCTGGCACATCGAGCCGACGGCCCTTCAGGAGACCCCGGCGTTCGGCCGCTCGGTGTCCGGACACGGGTACGGCGTCGTCCACCACTCCGGGCCGGAGACCGAAGTCATGCTCACGCATGAACCCCGCGGAGGGCTCGACGCGCTCGTCGTCTGGGCACTCGACGAGCGGCTCGAACCCGTGCGCAGGGTGAGCATCGGCGGCGGCCTCCAGCGGCTGCCCACCGGCTACCTCCAGATCAGGACCATGGGCCGCTGGACGTTCGAGGCACGCGGCTGACGGAAGCACGGCGGCGCGGCCCGCGGGCATGACCGGCGTACCGCGCGCTCGGGGCCGTCCCGTCATTCCTGGCCGGCGCGCGACGACGGCTGCGGCACCTCGCCGCGGTGCCGGCGGGACGCCCGGACGGATCCGGTACGCGGACGTCCCTCCGCCGTGCGACGCACCGCGTCCGACGCCGCGCGCTGATCCACCGCGGATCACGGGACATCCCTTAGGGTGCGGACCATGGCAGCGAGCGCGGGGGACCGGGACACCGCCGATTCCGGGCCCGGCCCCTCCGACCCCCGTCGCTGGCGCGCCCTCGCGGTCTGCCTGGTGGCGGGCTTCATGACGCTCCTGGACGTGTCCATCGTCAACGTGGCGCTGCCGTCCATCAAGGAGGGGCTCGACACCCCGGAGTCCGACCTCCAGTGGGTGCTGTCCGGCTACGCCCTCGCCTTCGGGCTGGTCCTCATCCCCGGTGGACGGCTCGGCGACGCCCGGGGCCGCCGCGCCGTGTTCATGGCGGGGCTGACCCTGTTCACCCTGGCGTCGGCCGCCTGCGGCGCCGCCCAGTCCAGCCTGTGGCTCGTCGTCGCACGGCTGCTCCAGGGTGCTGCCGGCGGACTCCTCTCGCCGCAGATCTCCGCGTTGATCCAGCAGATGTTCTCCGGTCGCGAGCGGGGCCGTGCCTTCGGGATGTTCGGGACCGTCGTCGGCATCTCCACCGCGGTCGGCCCCCTCCTCGGCGGGCTCCTGATCCAGATGGCCGGACCGCAGGAGGGCTGGCGGTGGGTGTTCTACGTCAACCTGCCGATCGGAGCCGTCTGCCTCGTGCTGGCCCGGCGGCTGCTTCCGGACACGCCGTCGGCGGGCCGGGTGCGGCCCCGCGACCTGGACCCCGTCGGCGTCCTGCTGCTCGGCAGCGGAGTCCTCGTCCTGCTGCTGCCCTTCGTCCAGGCCCAGCAGTGGCCGGGCGACGGCAAGTGGCTGCTCGTGCCGGTGGCCCTCGTCCTGCTCGCCGCCTTCGTCGCCTGGGAGTCCCGCTGCGCCGGCCGCGGCGTCCAGCCGGTCCTGGATCTGGCGCTGTTCCGGCTGCGGTCCTTCTGGCTCGGCTGCCTGATGATCCTTCTGTACTTCGCGGGATTCACCTCGATCTTCTTCATCAGCACGCTCTACCTCCAGTCCGGGCTGCGCTACAGCGCACTCGAAGCCGGACTCGCCATCACCCCGTTCGCCCTCGGCGCCGGCGGCTCCGCGACCATCGGCGGCCGGCTGGTCGGCCGTTTCGGCCGGCCCCTCATCGTCGTCGGACTCACGATGGTCGCGGCCGGGCTGGGACTCACCGCGCTGGCAGCGCACCTCGTCCCGGGCCGGGGCGCCGGGCTCGCCATGGCCGCGCCGCTGCTGCTGGCGGGCCTGGGCAGCGGACTCGTCATCGCCCCCAACCAGACCCTCACTCTCTCGCGGGTCCCGGTGCGCAACGCCGGAAGCGCCGGCGGCACCCTCCAGACCAGTCAGCGCGTCGGATCGGCCATCGGGATCGCCGCGGTCGGCTCGGTCTTCTTCGCCCGTCTCGGCCCGGGCGACTGGGCGTCGGCGTACGACCACGGGCTCCTCGTCTCGGTCGCCTTCGTGATCGCGGCCCTGATCGTGGCGCTGGCCGACGTGGGAGCGGGCAGGCGGGAGAGGAAACGCGCGGCGGAGCCCGAGGCCCGACACACCGACCAGTCGAGGAGCACACCATGAACGACACGAGCGCCGGGGAGAAGGACGGCAACACCTCGTACGGCCGCAAGCCCTTCAAGCGGTCCCGCAGCCACTTCGCCGACCGGATCACCGCAGACGGCCGCGACGGCTGGCCCGTCGAGGCCGGGCGCTACCGGCTCGTCGTCAGCCGTGCCTGCCCCTGGGCGAGCCGCGCGCTGGTCTCCCGGCGCCTGCTCGGGCTGGAGGACGCCCTCTCACTGGCCGTCACGGACCCGATCCAGGACGACCGCAGCTGGCGCTTCACCCTCGACGAGGGCGGCAGGGACCCCGTGCTCGGGTACCGCTATCTGAGCGAGGCCTACGACGCGCGGGAGCAGGAGTACCCCGGCGGGGTCAGCGTGCCCGCGATCGTCGACGTGCCGACCAGGTCCCTGGTCACCAACGACTTCCAGCAGATCACGCTGGACCTGGCCACGGAATGGACCGCCCTGCACCGGCCCGGCGCACCCGACCTCTACCCGGAGCCGCTGCGCGACGAGATCGACACGGTGATGGAGGGCATCTACCGGGACGTCAACAACGGCGTGTACCGCACCGGGTTCGCCAGCGGACAGGAGGAGTACGAGGCCGCGTTCACCGGCCTGTTCCGGCGCCTCGACCTGGTCTCGGAGCGGCTCGCGGACCGGCGCTACCTCGTGGGCGACACCATCACCGAGGCGGACATCCGGCTGTTCACCACGCTGGTGCGCTTCGACCCCGTCTACCACGGCCACTTCAAGTGCAACCGCGCGAAGCTGGCCGAGGACCCCGTCCTGTGGGCGTACGTCCGCGACCTCTACCAGACCCCCGGCTTCGGCGACACCGTCGACTTCGACCACATCAAGCGGCACTACTACGAGGTGCACACCGGTATCAACCCGACCGGCATCGTGCCCCTCGGGCCGGACCTGTCGGGCTGGCTGACACCGCACCACCGGGAGCAGCTGGGCGGCCGGCCGTTCGGCGACGGGACCCCGCCCGGGCCCGTGCCGGCCGGCGAGGAGGTTCCGGCCGCCGGGCGGCCCTGACCGCGTCACTTCACCCGGGGCGGGGGCTGCGGAGTCCCCGTCGCCAGCGGGCAGCGCGCCAGGACCACACAGCCGACGGCGATCAGGGCCAGCCCGGCCAGCTCGGGCACCAGCCACCACCCGGTGCGGATCGTCTCCCCGAACAGCGTCAGGCCGTACGCCACGCTGATCAGCGCGTCCCCCAGCGTCAGCATCGGCTGCACCGCCACGAGAGTGCCGGCCTGGAGGGCGTTCTGCAGGAGGAACAGGGCGCCCACTCCTGCCACCGCCGTGGCGTAGAGCTGCCACGCGGAGAGCAGGCCGGGTACGCCGTCGGCGTCGAGCCTGCTCATGGCGTCCTTCATCAGCGCGGCGGTCAGGGCGTAGGCGCACGCTGCGGAGAGCCCCAGGAGCGCGCCTCTGGTGTTGCCCGACGTCCTGAGCGCGGTGGCGATCAGGACGGCCTCGAAGACCAGGGTCGCCACGAGGGCGGGGATCCAGGCCGTGTCCCGGACATCCTCGCTGCCGCCGACTGGGGACGCGGAGATCATGCCGATGGCGAGCCCGACCGTCACGGCGGCCACGCCCGCCCAGACGGCACCCGAGAGCCGGCTCCGCAGGACGAAGCCGGCGATCAGCAGGGTCGCGGGCAGCTCGATCACGAAGATCGGCTGGACGACGGCGATGGGCCCCGTGGCCAGCGCCACGGCCTGGCAGATGGCCGCGACGACCACGAGGGCGATCCCGGCCAGCCACACCTTCTGGCGCAGCAGGTGCCGGATGAGTGACAGGTGCATCGCCTCGCTGTCGGGCACGTCGAGGGCGGCACGGCGTTGGAGGACCGAGGCGGAGCCGTTGCTGAGCGCGGTCAGGACGGCGAACAGGACACTGATCACCGCCCCATCATGCGGGCCAGGACCCTCATGTCCGCGGCGCCGCGGACCGCGCGAGTGTCGCCGTTCGCGGACCGCCGCCCCGCGGTCCGCGTAACCTGCCGTCCATGGCCGCCCCCCTTGCTCCCGTGCTCTCCGACCGCGCGCTCAACAGGGCCACGCTGGAACGCCAGTTGCTTCTGAGGCGTTCGCCCGTGCCCGTGAAGGAGGCCGTCGGCGCGCTCGTGGGCCTGCAGGCGCAGAACACCCGGCCCCCGTACTTCCAGCTGTTCGCTCGGCTGGAGGGCTTCGACCCGGCGGAGCTCTCGGGCCTGATGGAGTCCCGCGAGCTGGTCCGGATCGTCACCCTGCGCTCCACCATCCACACCCACACCGCCGAGGACGCGCTCACCCTGCGGCCCCTCGTCCAGCAGGCACGCGACCGGGAGCTGAGCGTGTTCCGGCGCGGGCTCACCGGGGTGGACCTGGACCGGCTGGCGGCGCTCGCCCGCGAGCTGGTCGAGGAGCGGCCGCGCACCATGAAGGAGCTGCGGGAGGCCCTGCTCCGGTCCTGGCCGGACGCCGACCCCAGGGCCCTGGCGGTGGCCGCGCGCTGCCGCCTCCCGCTGGTCCAGGTCACCCCCCGCGGACTGTGGGGTCGCAGCGGCCAGGTCGCCCTGACGACCGCCGAACACTGGCTCGGC is drawn from Streptomyces sp. NBC_00178 and contains these coding sequences:
- a CDS encoding glutathione S-transferase family protein, translating into MNDTSAGEKDGNTSYGRKPFKRSRSHFADRITADGRDGWPVEAGRYRLVVSRACPWASRALVSRRLLGLEDALSLAVTDPIQDDRSWRFTLDEGGRDPVLGYRYLSEAYDAREQEYPGGVSVPAIVDVPTRSLVTNDFQQITLDLATEWTALHRPGAPDLYPEPLRDEIDTVMEGIYRDVNNGVYRTGFASGQEEYEAAFTGLFRRLDLVSERLADRRYLVGDTITEADIRLFTTLVRFDPVYHGHFKCNRAKLAEDPVLWAYVRDLYQTPGFGDTVDFDHIKRHYYEVHTGINPTGIVPLGPDLSGWLTPHHREQLGGRPFGDGTPPGPVPAGEEVPAAGRP
- a CDS encoding MFS transporter → MAASAGDRDTADSGPGPSDPRRWRALAVCLVAGFMTLLDVSIVNVALPSIKEGLDTPESDLQWVLSGYALAFGLVLIPGGRLGDARGRRAVFMAGLTLFTLASAACGAAQSSLWLVVARLLQGAAGGLLSPQISALIQQMFSGRERGRAFGMFGTVVGISTAVGPLLGGLLIQMAGPQEGWRWVFYVNLPIGAVCLVLARRLLPDTPSAGRVRPRDLDPVGVLLLGSGVLVLLLPFVQAQQWPGDGKWLLVPVALVLLAAFVAWESRCAGRGVQPVLDLALFRLRSFWLGCLMILLYFAGFTSIFFISTLYLQSGLRYSALEAGLAITPFALGAGGSATIGGRLVGRFGRPLIVVGLTMVAAGLGLTALAAHLVPGRGAGLAMAAPLLLAGLGSGLVIAPNQTLTLSRVPVRNAGSAGGTLQTSQRVGSAIGIAAVGSVFFARLGPGDWASAYDHGLLVSVAFVIAALIVALADVGAGRRERKRAAEPEARHTDQSRSTP
- a CDS encoding DMT family transporter, whose translation is MISVLFAVLTALSNGSASVLQRRAALDVPDSEAMHLSLIRHLLRQKVWLAGIALVVVAAICQAVALATGPIAVVQPIFVIELPATLLIAGFVLRSRLSGAVWAGVAAVTVGLAIGMISASPVGGSEDVRDTAWIPALVATLVFEAVLIATALRTSGNTRGALLGLSAACAYALTAALMKDAMSRLDADGVPGLLSAWQLYATAVAGVGALFLLQNALQAGTLVAVQPMLTLGDALISVAYGLTLFGETIRTGWWLVPELAGLALIAVGCVVLARCPLATGTPQPPPRVK
- a CDS encoding winged helix DNA-binding domain-containing protein, whose protein sequence is MAAPLAPVLSDRALNRATLERQLLLRRSPVPVKEAVGALVGLQAQNTRPPYFQLFARLEGFDPAELSGLMESRELVRIVTLRSTIHTHTAEDALTLRPLVQQARDRELSVFRRGLTGVDLDRLAALARELVEERPRTMKELREALLRSWPDADPRALAVAARCRLPLVQVTPRGLWGRSGQVALTTAEHWLGRPSEQAASPDATVLRYLGAFGPASVKDMQSWAGLTRMREVFERLRPRLVTFRDERGTELFDLPDAPRPDPRTPAPPRFLPEFDNVLLGHADRTRIIPPAFKGRNGVGNQSYGTVLADGFLAALWRLDETAEDAIVTVQALGPLTRAVREEITQEAVEMLTVMSTTTAYDIRFGTFVDFGD